The Streptomyces sp. NBC_00576 genome contains the following window.
GTGCGCCGTCGCCCTGTCCGGTGGACTCACCGGCCGCGGCGATCTTCTTCAGGACCTTCATGCCCGACGCGGAAATCGTGCCGAACGGTGTGTAGCTGGGCGGAAGCGAGCTGTCCTGGTAGACCAGGAAGAACTGGCTGCCGCCGGTGTGCGCCTGGCCCGTGTTGGCCATGGCGATCGTGCCCGCCGGATAGGTGTTGTTCTTGAGGGTTTTGTCCTTCAGGTTCTCGTCCGGGAGGGTGTAGCCGGGGCCGCCCATCCCGGTGCCCTTCGGGTCACCGCACTGCAGCACGTAGATGCCGTTCGTGGTGAGCCGGTGGCACTTGGTGTGATCGAGGTAGCCCTCGCTCGCCAGGAAGTTGAACGAGTTCACCGTGTGCGGGGCCGCTGACGTCTTCAGGGCGATGTCGATGTCGCCGCAGGTCGTCGCGAGTTTCAGGTCGTACTTCGCCGACTTGTCGATGGTCATCGCCGGCTCCTTCTTCCAGCTCAGCGACTTCACCTTCCCCTCGGCCGCCTTCTCGCAGGGGTCCGGTGCCTTGCTCGGCGGCGAGGCGCTCGGGGTGACCTCGGCGCTCGCGTTCGACTTGCTGTCGTCGTTCTTGAAGACCCCGGTCGCGTATGACAACACGCTGCCCACGACGATCACGCCGAGGACCGACGCGATCACCGAGTTGCGCACGTTCGCCTTGCGTCGAGCGGCCGTACGCCGCTGCTGCTGCCGCAAGAACTTCTCCCGGGCGAGCTGACGCCGCCGCTGTTCCTGGGTGACCACCGGGTTCTCTCCTCATGCGTCTCGTACGTCAACTGGGACGCGTGCGTCTTGTGTGCCGATCGCCTGCGTGTGCCCCGTACCGTATATGGGTTCGCTGAGGAAACGGCAGCGCCGGTAGGCTCTGCGGCACTGCTACCCACCCCGTACGACCACGTACGCCACAAATCGAAGGACGATCGTGCTCATTGCCGGGTTCCCGGCCGGCGCCTGGGGGACGAACTGTTATCTGGTCGCCCCCGCCGCCGGCGAGGAGTGCGTGATCATCGACCCGGGCCATCAGGCCGCCGAGGGAGTCGAGGAGACGCTGAAGAAGCATCGGCTCAAGCCCGTCGCGGTCGTCCTCACCCACGGCCACCTCGACCATGTGGCCTCCGTCGTCCCGGTGTGCGGCGCGCACGGCGTCCCGGCGTGGATCCACCCCGACGACCGCTACATGATGAGCGACCCGGAGAAGGCGCTCGGCCGTTCCATCGGGATGCCGCTGCTGGGCGAGCTGACCATCGGGGAACCGGACGACGTCAAGGAGCTCACGGACGGCGCGCGGCTGGAACTGGCGGGACTGGAGCTGAGCGTGGCGCACGCGCCGGGCCATACCAAGGGGTCGGTGACGTTCAGGATGCCTCAGACCACGGATATCCCGTCCGTGTTCTTCTCGGGCGACCTGCTCTTCGCCGGCTCCATCGGACGCACCGACCTGCCCGGCGGTGACATGGCCGAGATGCTCGACTCGCTGGCCCGCGTGTGCCTGCCGCTCGACGACTCGACCGTGGTGCTGTCCGGCCACGGCGCCCAGACGACCATCGGCCAGGAGCGCGCCACCAACCCGTATCTGCGGCAGGTGGCGGCCGGCCTTCAAGATCGTGGCGAGGGACCGAACCCCCCTCACCGACGAGGAATGTGACGAGAGACCTCCCGTGAGCACCTTCAAGGCCCCCAAGGGCACGTACGACCTGATCCCGCCGGAGAGCGCGAAGTACCTGGCGGTACGGGAAGCCATCGCGGCCCCGCTGCGCAACTCCGGCTACGGCTACATCGAGACGCCGGGCTTCGAGAACGTCGAGCTGTTCGCCAGGGGCGTCGGTGAATCGACCGACATCGTGACGAAGGAGATGTACGCCTTCGAGACCAAGGGCGGCGACAGACTGGCCCTGCGCCCCGAGGGCACGGCGTCGGTCCTGCGCGCGGCGCTGGAGGCCAACCTTCACAAGCTGGGCAACCTCCCGGTCAAGCTCTGGTACTCGGGCTCGTACTACCGCTACGAGCGCCCCCAGAAGGGCCGTTACCGCCACTTCTCGCAGGTGGGCGCGGAGGCGATCGGCGCGGAGGACCCGGCGCTGGACGCCGAGCTGATCATCCTGGCGGACCAGGCGTACCGGACGCTGGGCCTGCGGAACTTCCGCATCCTGCTGAACTCGCTGGGCGACAAGGAGTGCCGTCCGGTCTACCGGACGGCACTGCAGGACTTCCTCCGGGGTCTCGACCTGGACGAGGAGACGCTGCGCCGGGCCGACATCAACCCGCTGCGGGTGCTGGACGACAAGCGGGACGACGTCCAGAAGCAGCTGGTGGGGGCGCCGCTGCTGCGTGACTACCTCTGCGACGCGTGCAAGGCGTACCACGAGGAGGTCCGCGAGCTGATCACTGCGGCGGGCGTCGCCTTCGAGGACGACCCGAAGCTGGTCCGCGGCCTCGACTACTACACCCGTACGACCTTCGAGTTCGTTCACGACGGCCTGGGTTCCCAGTCCGCGGTGGGCGGCGGTGGGCGCTACGACGGCCTGTCCGAGATGCTCGGCGGCCCCGCACTGCCGTCGGTGGGCTGGGCGCTGGGCGTCGACCGGACGGTGCTGGCGCTTGAGGCGGAGGGCGTCGAGCTCGAACTCCCGTCCGCGACAAGTGTGTTCGCGGTGCCGTTGGGGGAGGAGGCTCGGCGGGTGCTGTTCGCGAAGGTCACGGAGCTGCGCAAGGCAGGGGTCGCGGCGGACTTCTCGTACGGGGCGAAAGGGCTCAAGGGGGCGATGAAGAACGCGAACCGGAGTGGGGCCCGTTACACGATCGTCGCCGGTGAGCGGGACCTCGCGGAGGGTGTGGTCCAGTTGAAGGACATGGAGTCCGGGGAGCAGACGGCGATCGGCGTGGACGAGATCGTGGCGGAACTGGAGTCGAGGCTGGCCTGAGGCCTGAGGTGTCGGGGGGTTCTTTCGCCCCCGCCGCCCCTACCCGTCCCATCCCGTTCTGGGGGCTGCCGCCCCCAGACCCCCGCTTCGGCCCTGAAGGGGCCTCGTCCTCAAACGCCGGACGGGCTGAAGGATGGGACGGTGCCTCAGTCCAGCAAGCCGTATCGCATCGCGCTCGTCACCGCTGCCGTGCGGTCGTCCACGCCCAGCTTGCCGAACACCCGCAGCAGATGCGTCTTCACCGTCGACTCGCCGATGAACAACCGCCGTCCGATCTCGGCGTTCGTGCACCCCTCCGCCACCAGCCGCAGTACCGCCGTCTCCCGTTCCGACAGTCGAGGCCGATCCGGTCGCGTCCGGAGCTGGTCCACCAGCCGGGCCGCCACCGACGGCGCCAGTACCGTCTCGCCGCGCGCCGCCGCCCGTACCGCGTCCGCCAGTTCGCCACGCGGCAGGTCCTTCAGCAGGTAGCCCGCCGCTCCCGCCTCCACGGCCCGCAGGATGTCACGGTCCGTCTCGTACGTCGTGAGGACGACCACGCGGCACGGCAGCCCGGCCTCGCTCATCCGCACGATCGAGTCCACGCCTCCACCGCCCGGCATCCGCAGATCCATCAGCACGATGTCCGGCCGCAGCTCCGCCGCCAGCGCCTCCGCCTGCGGTCCGCTCGACGCGTCGGCGACCACATCGAGGTCCGGTTCGGCGCTGAGCATCGCGCGCAGCCCTTCCCGTACGACGGGATGGTCGTCGGCCAGGATGATGCGGATCACGGGTCGCTCCTCAGCAGAAGGGGAAGTGCGGGGAGCAGGACCGTCACCGTCGTGCCCTCGCCCGGTGCGCTGCGGACGCGTACCGTTCCGCCCGCCTCTGTCGCCCGGGCGCTCAGCCCCGCCAGACCGTAGCCGGACCGTACGGCGTCCATGTCGAAGCCGGAGCCCTCGTCCCGTACGGAGAGCGCGATCCGCCCCTCCTCGTACGTCAGCTCGATGGCGACCGTCGCTCCGCTGCCCGCGTGCTTCCGCGCGTTCGCCAGGGCCTCCTGACAGGCGCGCAGGGCCACCACTTCCGGGCCGGGCGGCAGTGGGCGTGCCGAGCCTGTCACGGTCAGTGCCGCCTCGTTGCGGGCGGCCAGGCGACGCAGGGCGTCCGGGAGGGAGGCGCCCTCCAGGTCGGCGGGGGCGCCGCCGGCGACCAGGGCACGTGCCTCGGCGAGGTTCTGGCGTGCCGTTTCGGTCATCAGGGACAGATGGCGGCGGGCCTGCGGGAGGTCGTGGTCGAGTTCCGCCTCCACCGCCTGGGTCAGCATCAGCAGGCTGGTGAAGCCCTGGGCGAGGGTGTCGTGGATCTCCCTGGCCATGCGTTCCCGCTCGGTCAGGGCTCCGTGTGCCGTGGAGAGGCGGGAGAGTTCAAGGCGGCTCGTGTCCAACTCGGCTATCAGTTCCGCCCGTTCCTGGCTCTGTTCCATCACCTTGATCACCCAACTGCCGAGCGCCACCGAGAAGACCAACGTCACCAGCGCGAACACCACGTTGAAGAACACGTCGTGGTCGCTGGGCCACCACAGCAGCGCCCAGCCCACCACCGGGGCGATGTTGATGACGGTCACGGCCGTCAGCGCCCAGCGCAACCGAAGGGTCATGAAGCACTGCGGGATCAGCGCGAAGGTCATCAGGCGCGTCTCGCCGACCAGGATCGCCGAGGGGAGGAACAGGGCCAGGGCCGTCAACAGGTAGCGCAGCGACCGTTGTTCGTGCGGAGGATCGTCCTGGAGCAGCACGCGGCCCCGTCCCACGTACATCGGGATCAGGGGGAGCAGCAGCGCGGCAGCCGTCAGGCGTACCGGCCACCCCGGGTGGTTCGTGCCGAGCACGAACACCAGGGTGGCCAGCCACACGACGGCGAAGTACGTGTCCCAGAGGCGGAACGACTGCTCCCAGTTGTTCGCGCCGCGCGCCGTGGAACTTTTCACCCGTCGCGCCGGCTCTTCCAGCGGAAGGTCAGCAGACACAGCAGCAATCCTCCGACGCACCACGCCCCGAGAACCAGAGCCACGCGTCCGAACTCCCAACTCCCTGTCTGTTCGAGGATGCGCGCCGAGTCGGGGAGAAACACCCCGCGCAGACCCTGGCACATCCACTTCAGCGGGAACAGGGCGCCGATGTTCAGCATCCAGTCGGGAATCGTGTCGATCGCGATGTACACCCCAGAGATGAACTGCAGTACCAGGAAAGGGAGTACGACCACCGAGGTCGCGCTCTTGCCCGACTTCGGCACGGAACTGATCGCGATGCCGAGCAGCGCGCACGCCGTCAGACCGAGGACGAAGATCCAGGCGAACTCCGCCCACCTGGCGGGATCCGACGGCAGATCGACGTCGTACAGGGTCGTGCCGACCAGGAGCAGGATCACCGTCTCCAGGAAGCCGGTGACCAGTACCAGCCAGATCTTGCCGAGGAAGTACGCGGCCGGCGGCATCGGCGTACCGCGCAGGCGGCGCAGCACCCGTTCGTCGCGTTCGATGGCGATCGAGATGCCCAGCGACTGGAAACTCGTCGACATGATGCCGGCGGCCATCATCGCCGGGACATACAGCTGCGAGGCGGTGATGCCCGCCGAGTCGATGTCGTCGCTGAAGATCGACGCGAAGAGGAACAGGAAGACGACCGGGAAGGCGAACGTGAACACCACCTGGTCGCGCATCCGGAAGAACTGCCTGATCTCCATCGCACCCCGGGCAAGACCGAGGCTCCAGGCCGAGGGGAACCGGACGTCCGCCGTCTCGGCGTGGACGCGTGCGGCCGTCGTCGTCATCGCGTGTCCTCCTGTCCGGTCAGCCGGAGGTAGACGTCCTCCAGGGTCGGGCGGCTCACCCGCAGGCCGGGGATCTCCCCCTCGAAGCGGTGAGTGAGGTCCGTGACCGTGCGGGTCGGTGTCTTCGTGCGGGTGACGCGCGGGGTGCCGTCGGTTTCCGTCCACTCGACCGTCGCCTCCGTGCCGTGGCGCTCCCGCAATGCGGCAGGCTCGCCCTCGGCGACCACCCGTCCCGCCGAGACGATCGCCAGTCGGTCCGCCAGCGTCTCCGCCTCCTCCAGGTAGTGCGTCGTCAGGAGGATCGTCGTGCCCTCGTCCGCGAGCGTCCGGATCAGGTCCCAGAACTGGCGGCGGGCCGCCGGGTCGAAACCCGTCGTCGGCTCGTCAAGGAGCAGCAGTTCCGGGCCGCCGATCACACCCAGGGCCACGTCGAGACGGCGCCGCTGGCCGCCCGACAGATCCCTGATCCGGCTGCCCGCCTTCTGCTCCAGACCGACCAGTCCGATCACCTGCTCCGGGTCCCGCGGCCTCGGGTAGTAGCGGGCGAAATGACGTACGGTTTCGCGCACCGTCAACTCGGCGGGTGCCGATTCGTCCTGCCAGACGATTCCGACACGTGAGCGCCACGCACGCGTGCCCTTCGCCGGATCCGCGCCGAGCACGGACACCTCGCCCCCGTCCCGGCTCCGGTTGCCCTGGAGGATCTCCACGGTGGTGCTCTTGCCCGCGCCATTGGGCCCCAGCAGGCCGAACACCTCGCCCCGGTGGATGCCGAGATCGATGCCGTCCACGGCGGTCACGCCCCCGTACCGCTTTCGCAGTCCCCGTACGTCCACCGCGAGTTCCTTCGCGTGTGTTGTCATGCCGTCGAGCTTCGTCCCGAACCGAACTCTCCGGGACGACCGGGCGTACCTTCTTATGTCCACCGAACGGTGGACACGCGCCCGCGTGCGGCACAATGACGGTGCCCGCCAGCCCCCTCTCGAAGCAACGGAACGGCGTGATGACCAAGACGACAGTGATGAAGGACGGCGTCTCCGCCGACCGGCCCGAGCCCCCCGCCGAGGGCTCGCGCTCCGTGGGCGGCAGCCGTGCGTTCGCCGTGATGCTGTTGCTCACCGGCGCGGCCGGCCTGCTGGCTGCGTGGGTCATCACGATCGACAAGTTCAAGCTGCTGGAAGCCAAGGTCGCGGGCACGACGTTCACGCCCGGCTGCAGCCTCAACCCCGTGGTGTCCTGCGGCAGCGTGATGGAGAGCAAGCAGGCCGCCGCCTTCGGGTTCCCGAACCCGATGCTCGGCCTCGTCGCCTACGGCATCGTCATCTGCGTCGGCATGAGCCTCCTCGGCCGGGCCCGCTTCCCGCGCTGGTACTGGCTCACCTTCAACGCGGGCACCGCCTTCGGCGTCGGATTCTGCACCTGGCTGCAATTCCAGTCCCTGTACCGGATCAACGCGCTGTGCCTGTGGTGCTCGCTGGCCTGGGTCGCGACGATCATCATGTTCTGGTACGTGACCTCGTTCAATGTCAGGAACGGCTTCATTCCCGCGCCGAAGTGGCTCAGGACCTTCTTCGGTGAGTTCACCTGGGTCGTGCCCGTCCTGCACATCGGCATCATCGGGATGCTGATCCTGACCCGCTGGTGGGACTTCTGGACCAGCTGACAGCGCCGGGCTGACAGCGCCGGTCCCACTGTCAGTGGCGTGACATAGGGTTTTCGACGTGGAGCCCGACCTGTTCACCGCCGCAGCAGAAGCACGCCAGGAGAAGGACCCGTCCGGAAGCCCCCTGGCCGTGCGAATGCGCCCGCGCGTCCTCGACGAGGTCGTGGGCCAGCAGCATCTGCTGAAGCCGGGGTCGCCGCTGCGCCGACTCGTCGGCGAGAGCGAGGGCGGACCGGCCGGACCCTCGTCCGTGATCCTCTGGGGGCCGCCCGGCACCGGCAAGACCACCCTGGCGTACGTCGTGTCGAAGGCCACCGACAAGCGTTTCGTCGAACTGTCGGCGATCACCGCGGGCGTCAAGGAGGTCCGCGCGGTCATCGACGGAGCCCGCCGCGCAACCGGCGGCTTCGGCAAGGAGACCGTCCTCTTCCTCGACGAGATCCACCGCTTCAGCAAGGCCCAGCAGGACTCCCTGCTCCCCGCCGTCGAGAACCGCTGGGTGACCCTGATCGCGGCGACCACGGAGAACCCGTACTTCTCCATCATCTCGCCCCTCCTCTCCCGCTCCCTCCTCCTCACCCTCGAACCCCTCACGGACGACGACCTGCGCGCCCTGCTGCGCCGCGCGGTCGCCGACGAGCGTGGTCTCAAGAGCGCCGTCACCCTCCCCGAGGACGCCGAGAAACACCTGCTGCGGATCGCCGGCGGAGACGCCCGACGGGCCCTGACCGCCTTGGAGGCCGCCGCCGGAGCCGCGCTCGACAAGGGCGACGCGGACATCACCCTCCAGACTTTGGAGGAGACCGTCGACCGGGCGGCCGTGAAGTACGACCGTGACGGCGACCAGCACTACGACGTGGCCAGCGCGCTCATCAAGTCCATCCGGGGCTCCGACGTCGACGCCGCCCTGCACTACCTGGCCCGCATGATCGAGGCCGGCGAGGACCCCCGCTTCATCGCCCGCCGCCTGATGATCTCCGCGAGCGAGGACATCGGCCTCGCCGATCCGAACGCCCTGCCGATAGCCGTCGCCGCCGCGCAGGCAGTCGCCATGATCGGCTTCCCGGAGGCCGCCCTCACCCTCAGCCACGCCACCATCGCCCTCGCCCTGGCCCCCAAGTCCAACGCCGCGACCACGGCCATCGGCGCCGCCATGGAGGATGTACGCAAAGGCCACGCGGGACCCGTGCCGATGCACCTGCGCGACGGGCACTACAAGGGCGCCGCCAAGCTCGGCCACGCGCAGGGGTACGTGTACCCGCACGACCTGCCGGAGGGGATCGCCGAGCAGCAGTACGCCCCGGAGGAGCTCAAGGACCGTGCGTACTACGAACCGACCCGGCACGGAGCCGAGGCCAGGTACGCGGACGCGGTCGAGTGGACCAGGAAACACCTCGGTCGCAAGCGGTCCTGAGCACGCTGTAGAATCCTGCGAAGTGCTGCGTCCCGTGTCCGGCCTCGGCCGGCGCCTCAGGCGGGACATCCAGCCGGATCTTTGGATCCAGGAGCGTCGCGCACCTTCGTAGGTGTCGCGGGCAGCCCACCACCACCCGGGTTCCGGGAACGGTCGGTGGGCCGTTCGTGTGCTGCACGTATGTGCCCAGCACAGGGGAACGGCTGCCTGACAAGTCCCTCGTGGACCTGTCGGGAATCCCCGGCTGCGGATGCGACCTCCCGTAACCCTGAGGAGCCGAAAACGAAAACGAACAGGATAGATAAGTGGCTAACCAGCCCCGCCCCAAGGTCAAGAAGTCGCGTGCCCTCGGCATCGCGCTGACCCCGAAGGCCGTCAAGTACTTCGAGGCCCGCCCCTACCCGCCGGGCGAGCACGGTCGTGGCCGCAAGCAGAACTCGGACTACAAGGTCCGTCTGCTGGAGAAGCAGCGTCTGCGCGCGCAGTACGACGTGTCCGAGCGTCAGCTCGTCCGCGCCTACGAGCGTGCCGCCAAGACGCAGGGCAAGACCGGTGAGGCCCTGGTCATCGAGCTGGAGCGTCGCCTTGACGCGCTGGTCCTTCGTTCGGGCATCGCCCGCACGATCTACCAGGCCCGCCAGATGGTCGTCCACGGCCACATCGAGGTCAACGGCCAGAAGGTCGACAAGCCGTCGTTCCGTGTCCGTCCCGACGACGTCGTGATGGTCCGCGAGCGCAGCCGCAGCAAGACGCTGTTCGAGGTCTCCCGCGCCGGTGGCTTCGCCCCCGACGGCGAGACCCCGCGCTACCTGCAGGTGAACCTCGGTGCCCTGGCCTTCCGCCTGGACCGCGAGCCGAACCGCAAGGAGATCCCGGTGATCTGCGACGAGCAGCTCGTCGTCGAGTACTACGCCCGCTGATCCAGCGGTTGTAGTACCCGGTACCACCGGCTTCGCGCCTCGGCCCGTCGTTTCCCCGCCCTCACCGGCGGGGGAGCGGCGGGCTTTCGCGTACAACTCCCTGTCCGCGGACCCCTTGTCCGGTGCAGGGCGCCATCTCCGGCGCGATAGGGTCGGAGGCGACTTTCGAAGTACCCAGAACCCAAGTGATCCACGAACGCAGAGAGCGGTGCGGTGTGACCGGTGGAGAGGTTGCCGGGATCCTGGTGGCCGTCTTCTGGGCGATCCTGGTCTCCTTCCTCGCCGTGGCGCTGGTGAGGCTGGCCCAGACGCTCAGGGCGACCACCAAGCTGGTCGCGGAGGTGACGGAACAGGCCGTGCCGCTGCTGGCCGACGCCTCCCAGGCCGTGCGCTCCGCACAGACACAGATCGACCGGGTCGACGCCATCGCCACCGACGTCCAGGAGGTCACCTCCAACGCGTCGGCGCTGTCCACCACCGTCGCCTCGACCTTCGGCGGCCCGCTCGTCAAGGTCGCCGCGTTCGGCTACGGCGTACGCCGGGCGATGAGCCGCACGAGGACCGACGAGGCGCCCGCGCCCGAGAGGGCCCGGCGCACCGTCATCGTCGGCCGCACCGTACCGGCCCCGAAGGGCCAAAAGCGCCGTAGGCAGAAGGGCTGAACCCCGCGATGTTCCGCCGTACGTTCTGGTTCACCGCGGGTGCCGCGGCCGGTGTGTGGGCAACCACCAAGGTCAACCGCAAGATCCGGCAGCTGACCCCCGAGCACCTGGCTGCACAGGCCGCCAACAAGGCGATCGAGGCCGGCCACCGGGTCAAGGACTTCGCCCTCGACGTGCGGGCCGGGATGGCCCAGCGCGAGGCCGAGCTGGGCGAGGCCCTCGGAATCGCCGAACCCCCGGGCCGTGGCCTGCCCCCGCAACGGCGGCTCGCCGCGCTCGACCGGGGGGCGGAAAACCAGAAGCACGATGAGAAGCACTACGGGATGCTGGACAACAAGCACCCGTACAACCGGAATGAGGACCACTGATGGAGTCGGCTGAAATTCGTCGCCGCTGGCTGAGCTTCTTCGAGGAGCGCGGGCACACCGTCGTCCCTTCGGCGTCGCTCATCGCGGACGACCCGACTCTTCTCCTGGTCAACGCCGGCATGGTGCCCTTCAAGCCGTACTTCCTCGGTGAGACGAAGCCGCCCGCCCCGCGCGCCACCAGCGTGCAGAAGTGCGTGCGCACGCCCGACATCGAAGAGGTCGGCAAGACCACCCGCCACGGCACGTTCTTCCAGATGTGCGGCAACTTCTCCTTCGGGGACTACTTCAAGGAAGGAGCCATCAAGTACGCCTGGGATCTGCTGACCAATTCCGTGGCGGACGGTGGCTACGGCCTTGAGCCCGAGAAGCTCTGGATCACCGTCTACCTCGACGACGACGAGGCCGAGCAGATCTGGCGTGAACAGATCGGCGTCCCGGCCGAGCGCATCCAGCGCCTGGGCAAGAAGGACAACTTCTGGTCCATGGGCGTCCCCGGACCGTGCGGACCCTGCTCCGAGATCAACTACGACCGCGGCCCCGAATTCGGCGTCGAGGGCGGCCCGGCCGTCAACGACGAGCGGTACGTGGAGATCTGGAACCTGGTCTTCATGCAGTACGAGCGCGGGGCCGGCGACGGCAAGGAGGACTTCCCGATCCTCGGGGACCTGCCGTCGCAGAACATCGACACCGGTCTCGGCCTCGAGCGACTCGCCATGATCCTGCAGGGCGTGCAGAACATGTACGAGACCGACACCCTGCGCGTCGTCATGGACAAGGCCACCGAGCTGACCGGTGTGCGCTACGGCGAGAAGCACGACTCCGACGTCTCCATGCGCGTCGTCGCCGACCACATCCGTACGTCCGTCATGCTCATCGGCGACGGCGTCACACCCGGCAACGAGGGGCGCGGCTACGTGCTGCGCCGCATCATGCGACGCGCCATCCGCAACATGCGCCTGATGGGTGCCTCCGGACCGGTCGTCGCCGACCTCGTCGACGTCGTCATCAAGACGATGGGCCAGCAGTACCCGGAGCTCATCACCGACCGCAAGCGCATCGAGACCGTGGCCCTCGCCGAGGAGGCCGCCTTCCTCAAGGCCCTCAAGGGCGGCACCAACATCCTTGACACCGCCGTCACGGAGACCAAGCAGGCCGGCGGCAAGGTCCTCGCCGGCGACAAGGCCTTCCTGCTCCACGACACCTGGGGCTTCCCGATCGACCTCACCCTCGAAATGGCCGCCGAACAGGGCCTTTCCGTGGACGAGGACGGCTTCCGGCGCCTGATGAAGGAGCAGCGGGACCGCGCCAAGGCCGACGCCAAGGCCAAGAAGACCGGCCACGCCGACATGGGCGCCTACCGTGAGATCGCCGACGCCGCCGGCGAGACCGAGTTCGTCGGGTACGACCGTACCGAGGGCGAGTCGACGGTCGTCGGCATCCTCGTCGACGGTGTCTCCTCGCCGGCCGCCACCGAGGGCGACGAGGTCGAGATCGTCCTCGACCGCACCCCGTTCTACGCCGAGGGCGGTGGCCAGATCGGCGACACCGGGCGGATCAGGATCGACACCGGTGCCGTGATCGAGATCCGCGACTGCCAGAAGCCGGTTCCCGGCGTGTACGTCCACAAGGGCGTCGTCCAGGTCGGCGAGGTGACCGTCGGCGCCAAGGCCCAGGCCGCCATCGACGTACGCCGCCGCAAGGCCATCGCCCGCGCCCACTCGGCCACCCACCTCACCCACCAGGCCCTGCGTGACGCCCTCGGCCCGACGGCCGCCCAGGCCGGTTCCGAGAACCAGCCGGGCCGCTTCCGCTTCGACTTCGGCTCCCCGTCCGCCGTACCGACGGCCGTCATGACCGACGTCGAGCAGCAGATCAACGAGGTGCTCGCCCGCGACCTGGACGTGCACGCCGAGATCCTCAGCCTCGACGAGGCCAAGAAGCAGGGCGCCATCGCCGAGTTCGGCGAGAAGTACGGCGAGCGCGTGCGCGTCGTGACGATCGGCGACTTCTCCAAGGAGCTGTGCGGCGGCACCCACGTCCACAACACCGCCCAGCTCGGCCTGGTCAAGCTGCTCGGCGAGTCCTCCATCGGCTCCGGCGTGCGGCGTATCGAGGCCCTGGTCGGCGTGGACGCCTACAACTTCCTGGCCCGGGAGCACACGGTCGTCGCCCAGCTCCAGGAGCTGGTCAAGGGCCGTCCGGAAGAG
Protein-coding sequences here:
- the alaS gene encoding alanine--tRNA ligase, yielding MESAEIRRRWLSFFEERGHTVVPSASLIADDPTLLLVNAGMVPFKPYFLGETKPPAPRATSVQKCVRTPDIEEVGKTTRHGTFFQMCGNFSFGDYFKEGAIKYAWDLLTNSVADGGYGLEPEKLWITVYLDDDEAEQIWREQIGVPAERIQRLGKKDNFWSMGVPGPCGPCSEINYDRGPEFGVEGGPAVNDERYVEIWNLVFMQYERGAGDGKEDFPILGDLPSQNIDTGLGLERLAMILQGVQNMYETDTLRVVMDKATELTGVRYGEKHDSDVSMRVVADHIRTSVMLIGDGVTPGNEGRGYVLRRIMRRAIRNMRLMGASGPVVADLVDVVIKTMGQQYPELITDRKRIETVALAEEAAFLKALKGGTNILDTAVTETKQAGGKVLAGDKAFLLHDTWGFPIDLTLEMAAEQGLSVDEDGFRRLMKEQRDRAKADAKAKKTGHADMGAYREIADAAGETEFVGYDRTEGESTVVGILVDGVSSPAATEGDEVEIVLDRTPFYAEGGGQIGDTGRIRIDTGAVIEIRDCQKPVPGVYVHKGVVQVGEVTVGAKAQAAIDVRRRKAIARAHSATHLTHQALRDALGPTAAQAGSENQPGRFRFDFGSPSAVPTAVMTDVEQQINEVLARDLDVHAEILSLDEAKKQGAIAEFGEKYGERVRVVTIGDFSKELCGGTHVHNTAQLGLVKLLGESSIGSGVRRIEALVGVDAYNFLAREHTVVAQLQELVKGRPEELPEKVSAMLGKLKDAEKEIEKFRAEKVLQAAAGLAQGAKDINGVALVTGQVPDGTSADDLRRLVLDVRGRIQGGRAAVVALFTTANGKPLTVIATNEAARERGLKAGDLVRTAAKTLGGGGGGKPDVAQGGGQNPAAVGEAVDAVERLVAETAK
- a CDS encoding replication-associated recombination protein A; this translates as MEPDLFTAAAEARQEKDPSGSPLAVRMRPRVLDEVVGQQHLLKPGSPLRRLVGESEGGPAGPSSVILWGPPGTGKTTLAYVVSKATDKRFVELSAITAGVKEVRAVIDGARRATGGFGKETVLFLDEIHRFSKAQQDSLLPAVENRWVTLIAATTENPYFSIISPLLSRSLLLTLEPLTDDDLRALLRRAVADERGLKSAVTLPEDAEKHLLRIAGGDARRALTALEAAAGAALDKGDADITLQTLEETVDRAAVKYDRDGDQHYDVASALIKSIRGSDVDAALHYLARMIEAGEDPRFIARRLMISASEDIGLADPNALPIAVAAAQAVAMIGFPEAALTLSHATIALALAPKSNAATTAIGAAMEDVRKGHAGPVPMHLRDGHYKGAAKLGHAQGYVYPHDLPEGIAEQQYAPEELKDRAYYEPTRHGAEARYADAVEWTRKHLGRKRS
- a CDS encoding DUF948 domain-containing protein gives rise to the protein MTGGEVAGILVAVFWAILVSFLAVALVRLAQTLRATTKLVAEVTEQAVPLLADASQAVRSAQTQIDRVDAIATDVQEVTSNASALSTTVASTFGGPLVKVAAFGYGVRRAMSRTRTDEAPAPERARRTVIVGRTVPAPKGQKRRRQKG
- the rpsD gene encoding 30S ribosomal protein S4, translated to MANQPRPKVKKSRALGIALTPKAVKYFEARPYPPGEHGRGRKQNSDYKVRLLEKQRLRAQYDVSERQLVRAYERAAKTQGKTGEALVIELERRLDALVLRSGIARTIYQARQMVVHGHIEVNGQKVDKPSFRVRPDDVVMVRERSRSKTLFEVSRAGGFAPDGETPRYLQVNLGALAFRLDREPNRKEIPVICDEQLVVEYYAR
- a CDS encoding DUF6167 family protein codes for the protein MFRRTFWFTAGAAAGVWATTKVNRKIRQLTPEHLAAQAANKAIEAGHRVKDFALDVRAGMAQREAELGEALGIAEPPGRGLPPQRRLAALDRGAENQKHDEKHYGMLDNKHPYNRNEDH